One window of Bacillus sp. FJAT-45350 genomic DNA carries:
- a CDS encoding carboxypeptidase regulatory-like domain-containing protein, translated as MSYQPKSYRKFLAASLSAAMVATVAAPMMPTQVAAAGTNFADVKEGQFYTEAVTKMAQAEFIQGFSATEFGTNSDLLRRDAAVLFSRILEWDVNSVDASSFTDVQTDRYYHNAVAKAAEVGLIRGKTETTFAPADKLTRGEMAVLLTRAFNLEVDQTVEVPLTDIAGHAYENEIKAVYQAGLTTGYPNGTFQAGNTVTRAEFATFLFREASVQEKVEARIGTDVITPEVVEITAVANNNNTVTVTGEVTNADKVEITLNNETKEVEVNEEGKFEYTSEALPVGAYTVSVVAYNNGVASETKTTNVAVVSAETGVAGFVALEGTDNDGFKVSVDGKEAVTNSDGYFAIGGITAGEHTVTISKAGYATKEVKVKVLDEKATGVVINDLVSLSQSNIEVSSVVVDSVTGAAVEGADVKFEVYNEEDGVWEELTSTTTNATGAYEINNESGSILDFNDKLRLQISKELSSDNLDEVYHSTEWIEFDIPADQVEIGLDGVELVPVEELTFAGSILDGTTEIDGATIEFLDGEGNELFTVNSNSDGEFEVEELTLPTGEYFVRVDFEGDVSSPFAIYTTVLNVTEGQDIDNSINLVKGFDVEATIGAEGVAATIRNGATVTAELVKNGVVVDTDEVTPNSAVASVQFDFDRIPAGEYKVRVSGEYVQVKEFDLTVRNQTAVNTIEGNVALAGTISGAVTAAGDNATVRLMQNGEVVDSVRTTGDTFTFTSLPVGDYNLEVSQRGFVTKTVERVTVTRNNQATPTAISLTAVSTTASVEGYVRTQGSLAAANDATVTYYALAVQDGNEAVDAGTIMKEEDVTAGKYTMNDLLPGTYQVVVRDGGNHETFVTTITVAAGDERKNVNYLLEKGGEASLELELVDEDGNELDASDLAVTYSIYDAYADSSDGSEDVALVTGSTTGDSLTFNNLAAGTYTVKLSADGYNDVTRQITVTKNEERTVQVSFTTVAANPAYNVNVRVVNAETNANFENATVVAFDKDGEIVEMDTTSGTGQVTLELTRGTYTLAVIENGHIVAKQEVTVNNRNVNAQLVQLVEVK; from the coding sequence ATGTCTTATCAACCAAAGTCTTACCGCAAGTTTTTAGCTGCTTCATTATCTGCTGCAATGGTAGCAACAGTTGCTGCACCAATGATGCCAACACAAGTAGCTGCTGCAGGAACAAATTTTGCTGACGTTAAAGAAGGTCAGTTTTATACAGAAGCTGTTACAAAAATGGCTCAAGCAGAGTTCATTCAAGGGTTCTCAGCTACTGAATTTGGTACAAATTCTGACTTACTACGTCGTGATGCTGCAGTTCTTTTTTCAAGAATTCTAGAGTGGGATGTTAACAGTGTTGATGCTTCAAGTTTCACAGATGTTCAGACTGACCGCTATTACCATAATGCAGTTGCAAAAGCTGCAGAAGTTGGATTAATCCGTGGTAAAACTGAAACAACATTTGCACCAGCTGATAAATTGACTCGTGGTGAGATGGCAGTACTTTTAACGCGTGCATTTAACTTAGAAGTTGACCAAACAGTTGAAGTACCTTTAACTGACATAGCTGGTCATGCTTACGAAAATGAAATTAAAGCTGTGTACCAAGCTGGTTTAACGACTGGTTATCCAAACGGTACATTCCAAGCAGGAAACACAGTAACACGTGCTGAATTCGCTACATTCTTATTCCGTGAAGCTTCAGTACAAGAAAAAGTTGAAGCTCGTATTGGTACTGATGTTATTACTCCTGAAGTTGTAGAAATTACTGCTGTAGCTAACAATAACAATACAGTAACAGTTACTGGTGAAGTGACAAATGCTGATAAGGTAGAAATTACATTAAACAATGAAACAAAAGAAGTGGAAGTAAATGAAGAAGGTAAGTTTGAATATACATCAGAAGCATTACCGGTAGGAGCTTACACAGTATCAGTTGTAGCTTACAATAACGGTGTTGCATCGGAAACGAAAACGACTAATGTAGCGGTAGTATCTGCTGAAACTGGTGTTGCTGGTTTCGTTGCACTTGAAGGTACGGATAATGATGGATTTAAAGTTTCTGTAGATGGTAAAGAGGCTGTAACAAATAGTGATGGTTATTTTGCAATTGGAGGAATAACAGCTGGTGAACATACAGTTACTATCAGCAAAGCAGGCTATGCAACTAAAGAAGTAAAAGTTAAAGTGTTGGATGAAAAAGCAACAGGTGTTGTTATTAATGACTTAGTGTCATTATCACAATCAAATATTGAAGTTTCATCTGTGGTAGTAGATAGTGTAACCGGTGCTGCTGTTGAAGGTGCAGACGTGAAGTTTGAGGTATACAACGAAGAAGATGGCGTGTGGGAAGAATTAACTTCTACGACAACAAATGCTACTGGCGCTTATGAGATTAATAATGAAAGTGGAAGTATCTTAGATTTTAATGATAAACTACGTCTACAAATCTCAAAAGAATTATCTTCAGATAACTTAGATGAAGTATATCATTCTACGGAGTGGATTGAGTTTGATATTCCAGCTGACCAAGTGGAAATTGGACTTGATGGAGTAGAATTAGTACCAGTTGAAGAATTAACATTTGCTGGTTCAATACTAGACGGTACTACTGAAATTGATGGGGCGACTATTGAATTCCTTGATGGAGAAGGTAATGAATTATTTACAGTTAACTCAAATTCTGATGGTGAATTTGAAGTTGAAGAACTTACGTTACCAACAGGTGAATACTTTGTACGTGTAGATTTTGAAGGTGATGTGTCATCTCCATTTGCAATCTATACTACTGTTCTTAATGTAACAGAAGGCCAAGATATTGATAATAGTATTAACCTAGTAAAAGGTTTTGACGTAGAAGCAACAATTGGAGCTGAAGGTGTAGCTGCAACTATAAGAAATGGTGCTACAGTAACTGCTGAATTAGTTAAGAATGGTGTAGTTGTTGATACTGATGAAGTAACTCCTAATAGTGCAGTAGCTTCTGTACAATTTGACTTTGACCGTATCCCAGCTGGAGAATACAAAGTTCGTGTATCTGGAGAGTACGTTCAAGTAAAAGAGTTTGATCTAACAGTTAGAAATCAAACTGCAGTTAACACTATTGAAGGTAATGTAGCATTAGCTGGTACAATTTCTGGAGCTGTAACTGCAGCTGGAGATAATGCAACAGTTCGCTTAATGCAAAACGGTGAAGTAGTAGATTCAGTAAGAACTACTGGAGATACATTCACATTCACAAGTTTACCAGTTGGAGATTACAACCTTGAAGTATCACAACGAGGTTTTGTAACGAAAACAGTAGAAAGAGTAACAGTTACAAGAAATAATCAAGCAACTCCTACTGCAATTAGCCTTACTGCAGTTTCGACTACTGCTTCAGTTGAAGGTTACGTTCGTACTCAAGGTAGCTTAGCTGCTGCTAACGATGCAACAGTAACTTATTACGCTCTTGCTGTACAAGATGGAAACGAAGCTGTTGACGCTGGAACAATAATGAAAGAAGAAGATGTGACAGCTGGTAAGTATACAATGAATGATTTATTACCAGGTACGTACCAAGTGGTTGTTCGTGATGGTGGAAACCATGAAACGTTTGTAACAACAATTACAGTTGCTGCTGGAGATGAAAGAAAGAATGTAAACTATCTACTTGAAAAAGGTGGAGAAGCGTCGTTAGAGTTAGAATTAGTTGATGAAGATGGTAACGAGTTGGATGCAAGTGATTTAGCAGTAACTTATTCAATCTATGATGCATATGCAGATTCAAGTGACGGATCAGAAGATGTTGCACTTGTTACTGGTTCAACAACTGGGGACTCACTAACATTTAATAACCTTGCTGCTGGAACGTACACAGTGAAGTTATCTGCTGATGGATACAATGATGTAACTCGTCAAATCACAGTAACGAAAAATGAAGAAAGAACAGTTCAAGTATCATTTACAACTGTAGCAGCAAACCCTGCATATAATGTAAATGTACGAGTAGTTAACGCTGAGACAAATGCTAACTTTGAAAATGCAACAGTAGTAGCGTTCGATAAAGATGGAGAAATTGTTGAAATGGATACTACTTCGGGTACTGGACAAGTAACTTTAGAATTAACAAGAGGAACTTATACTCTAGCAGTTATTGAAAATGGTCACATTGTTGCAAAACAAGAAGTAACTGTAAATAACAGAAACGTAAATGCACAATTAGTGCAATTAGTTGAAGTTAAGTAA
- a CDS encoding S-layer homology domain-containing protein translates to MKKLVAVVLASVLALPVFGTTGFADFANPSLDAGLNGPTQNVSEDVEVNSTNGNYTLTIESSLLRTTSNLLDLEFSIEENDGGSPVNSVTTVDATGKKFDATEGVSNFRTGLSRSGNYKMTLNVNEGEDQIELNFQYYHMNNPGAKFLTEYSDRRIEAFNREISMEFGRSSFLVDGTSTSAVAPNQEVLFQVGQKPQSTNNLTFISNQIKISDVNGNVGAVKPSRPGTLTIEYDVDLPSSVAKHNVTIAKNINGEWIPVGGVVDSRRSTVTTTISDFGTYAATLNYQTFGLPNESWYQPYVLGLAYKGVIVPQRELPRFTNDFNTNFSDAVNEDIKRLDFAAMTAKAMGWMPVEYNAHFADVVEEFKSTTLTIPTGYEFNSNSTSDTIQLNPSSVGSATIAGSATSGDVITINVPNGLSGDTQTELESAISNIPVLGSPSVTTSSNQIVITLGNNHQLNAGDNFTIGSVVTTKLGNTEETDYYGYDVLGYLMTAVNNGLLQGVGTDANGQNIMDPDNILTRQEAAIFVSRALKLRTNDIGNMERINRTLVRNYSDVADIAPWARPYVEAVTRAGIMQGTGGKFEPKGANGTLTIAQASTMIYRIMETEGLFGR, encoded by the coding sequence ATGAAAAAGCTTGTTGCAGTAGTTTTAGCATCTGTACTAGCACTACCAGTGTTTGGTACAACTGGATTTGCAGACTTTGCAAACCCTAGTTTGGATGCAGGCCTTAATGGTCCAACTCAAAATGTTTCCGAGGATGTGGAAGTAAACAGTACTAACGGTAACTATACCCTCACAATTGAATCTTCACTGCTTAGAACTACTTCTAACTTGTTAGATTTGGAGTTTTCAATTGAAGAAAATGATGGAGGTTCTCCAGTTAATTCAGTAACAACCGTTGATGCAACTGGTAAGAAGTTTGATGCTACAGAAGGTGTATCAAACTTTAGAACTGGATTATCACGCTCTGGAAATTATAAAATGACGTTAAATGTTAACGAAGGTGAAGACCAAATTGAACTTAACTTCCAGTATTACCATATGAATAACCCTGGAGCAAAATTCTTAACAGAGTATAGTGATCGTAGAATTGAAGCATTTAATCGTGAAATTTCAATGGAGTTTGGTCGTAGTAGTTTTCTGGTTGACGGAACTAGCACGAGTGCAGTAGCTCCCAACCAAGAAGTTTTATTCCAAGTTGGACAAAAGCCACAAAGCACTAATAATTTAACGTTTATTAGTAACCAAATTAAAATTTCTGATGTAAATGGCAACGTAGGTGCAGTTAAACCATCTCGCCCTGGTACATTAACAATTGAATACGATGTAGACTTACCATCATCAGTTGCTAAACATAACGTTACAATCGCTAAGAATATTAATGGTGAATGGATTCCAGTTGGTGGTGTTGTTGATAGCCGTCGTAGTACAGTAACAACAACAATTTCAGATTTTGGAACATATGCTGCAACTTTAAACTATCAAACTTTTGGATTGCCAAATGAGAGCTGGTATCAGCCGTATGTACTAGGATTAGCATATAAAGGAGTTATCGTTCCACAAAGAGAACTACCTAGATTTACAAATGATTTTAATACAAATTTCTCAGATGCTGTAAATGAAGATATTAAACGCCTTGACTTTGCTGCAATGACTGCAAAAGCGATGGGTTGGATGCCAGTTGAGTATAATGCTCATTTTGCTGATGTAGTGGAAGAGTTTAAATCTACTACTCTTACTATTCCAACAGGCTATGAATTTAATAGTAATTCGACAAGTGATACAATTCAACTAAATCCCTCCTCTGTAGGTAGTGCTACTATTGCTGGTTCAGCGACAAGTGGTGATGTTATCACAATCAATGTACCTAATGGTCTTTCAGGTGACACACAAACAGAGTTAGAAAGTGCAATAAGTAATATTCCGGTATTAGGGTCTCCATCGGTAACAACTAGCTCTAACCAGATAGTTATTACTTTAGGAAACAACCACCAACTAAATGCTGGCGATAACTTTACTATTGGGTCTGTAGTAACTACAAAACTAGGAAATACCGAAGAAACAGATTACTATGGTTATGATGTACTAGGCTATTTAATGACTGCTGTTAACAACGGATTATTACAAGGTGTTGGAACAGACGCAAACGGTCAAAACATTATGGACCCAGATAATATTTTAACACGTCAAGAAGCTGCTATTTTCGTCTCTCGTGCCTTAAAATTACGTACGAATGATATCGGAAATATGGAACGTATCAACAGAACCCTCGTTCGTAACTACAGCGATGTAGCAGATATTGCACCATGGGCACGTCCTTATGTTGAAGCTGTTACACGTGCAGGAATTATGCAAGGTACCGGAGGAAAGTTTGAACCAAAAGGCGCGAACGGTACTCTTACTATAGCTCAAGCTTCAACAATGATTTACCGCATTATGGAAACAGAAGGGTTATTCGGAAGGTAA
- a CDS encoding S-layer homology domain-containing protein, translating into MKRNRLLVYVAMFLVWIVFAAPTIEASGVYGQKVSYTKMELAPGVNYYQEHYGSSSFKRAINLVEMDAKSGKLDLYIPSPLNQLSTTTQQAINNTYDGHYVVGAINGAFFVPASGFPANLIIKNNRIINYGTLSADANGPINQQAAFGMLKDGQAHIGGYNTKLTFTHNGQSTPIASVNSGRLTSEMVLFTPTYHRSKPGDNPSPYATEFVITNTSQDASHFSFGQTVTGTVSEIIPFGQQANATIPEEGFVISANGQALATKLAGVQIGDKVTIQASIDQTWKDAEYMLATGPELVKDGKVAIGMNPTSSFAAHRQPRTAIGISKDRSQIFMVTVDGRQAGYSDGTSLEDLAKYLISKGAHHAINLDGGGSTTMAARLKGFDYPVVVNRPSDGSQRRVSATLQVISSTPPEPVTEPMLVIDSLDTVEKWQAESARATTNLAKAGQFEPIRIGNSSAKLSYDFTNHNEGTSAAYLSARNPIMLKGKPQEIGVWAFGEGHSHWLRGNIVDRNGNRHTINFTQEGQFEWIGWRYVKAKVPADIAYPIYFERIYLAQPNESMKTKGTVYFDQIEAIYSPAYKVERFKDVQSSHWAFNDIVELNNRNVITGFFDGSFKPNESITRLQAAIMLSRELKLKTDTKQISEFRDININHPYYDVIATIAAQGLITGKREGYFDPSDTLTRAEMAVIVERAYQLTGTSSVQFVDVPSTHWAEPAIQALAANQITGGYPDGTYRPSKSITRAEFSSFLYRVIR; encoded by the coding sequence ATGAAACGTAATAGGTTATTAGTGTATGTAGCTATGTTTCTAGTATGGATTGTTTTTGCAGCACCGACTATTGAAGCAAGTGGTGTTTATGGACAAAAAGTATCTTATACTAAAATGGAACTTGCACCAGGTGTTAATTATTATCAAGAGCATTATGGTAGTAGTAGTTTTAAACGTGCAATTAATTTAGTTGAGATGGATGCGAAGAGTGGGAAGTTAGATTTATACATTCCATCACCTTTAAATCAACTTTCAACAACAACTCAGCAAGCTATTAATAATACTTATGATGGGCATTATGTTGTAGGTGCTATAAATGGGGCTTTCTTTGTTCCGGCGAGTGGATTCCCTGCAAATCTTATCATAAAAAATAATCGAATCATTAATTATGGTACTTTATCAGCTGATGCTAATGGACCAATAAATCAACAGGCTGCGTTCGGAATGTTAAAGGATGGTCAGGCTCATATTGGGGGATATAATACAAAACTCACTTTTACACATAACGGACAAAGCACTCCAATAGCATCTGTCAATAGTGGTAGACTAACATCCGAGATGGTTCTTTTCACACCAACATACCACCGTTCTAAACCAGGAGATAATCCAAGTCCTTATGCCACAGAGTTTGTTATTACAAACACATCTCAAGATGCTTCACACTTTTCTTTTGGTCAAACAGTAACAGGAACAGTTTCTGAAATTATTCCCTTTGGACAACAGGCAAATGCGACAATTCCTGAAGAAGGGTTTGTTATTTCCGCTAATGGACAAGCATTGGCAACAAAGCTAGCTGGTGTACAAATTGGCGACAAAGTGACGATTCAGGCGTCCATTGACCAAACATGGAAGGATGCTGAGTATATGCTTGCTACTGGACCAGAGTTGGTAAAAGATGGAAAAGTTGCAATTGGGATGAATCCAACTAGCTCTTTTGCGGCACATAGACAACCGAGAACAGCAATTGGTATATCGAAAGACCGTTCACAAATCTTTATGGTTACTGTTGATGGAAGACAAGCTGGTTATAGTGATGGAACTAGTTTAGAAGACTTAGCAAAATACCTGATTAGTAAAGGGGCGCATCATGCCATAAATCTAGATGGTGGCGGGTCAACAACAATGGCAGCAAGACTCAAGGGATTTGACTATCCAGTAGTGGTGAATCGGCCATCAGATGGTAGTCAGAGAAGGGTATCTGCTACGTTACAGGTAATTAGTTCTACGCCACCTGAACCAGTTACAGAACCAATGCTTGTAATAGATTCATTAGATACTGTTGAAAAATGGCAGGCTGAATCAGCTAGGGCAACGACAAATTTAGCAAAAGCTGGACAGTTTGAGCCAATACGTATAGGCAATTCTTCTGCAAAATTATCATATGATTTTACTAATCATAATGAGGGTACATCAGCAGCCTATTTGAGTGCTAGGAATCCAATAATGTTAAAAGGTAAACCTCAGGAAATAGGTGTTTGGGCGTTCGGGGAAGGCCATTCACATTGGCTCAGAGGGAATATTGTCGATCGTAATGGGAATAGACATACGATTAATTTTACACAGGAAGGGCAATTTGAGTGGATTGGTTGGCGTTATGTAAAAGCAAAAGTCCCAGCTGATATAGCATATCCTATTTATTTTGAACGAATCTATCTTGCTCAACCAAATGAAAGTATGAAAACTAAAGGCACTGTTTACTTCGACCAAATAGAAGCGATCTATAGTCCTGCTTATAAAGTAGAACGCTTTAAAGACGTACAGTCTAGCCATTGGGCTTTTAATGATATTGTTGAGTTGAACAATAGAAACGTAATTACTGGATTTTTTGATGGCTCCTTTAAACCGAATGAAAGTATCACTCGTTTACAAGCAGCTATCATGCTTTCACGTGAGCTTAAATTAAAAACAGATACTAAACAAATTTCTGAATTTAGAGATATCAATATAAATCACCCCTACTATGATGTCATAGCAACGATAGCAGCTCAAGGTCTAATTACAGGAAAAAGAGAAGGCTATTTTGATCCAAGTGATACTTTAACAAGAGCGGAAATGGCAGTTATTGTTGAACGGGCATACCAATTAACTGGAACTAGTTCTGTTCAATTTGTTGATGTCCCATCAACTCACTGGGCAGAGCCTGCAATTCAAGCATTAGCAGCAAACCAGATAACAGGTGGGTATCCTGATGGAACTTATCGTCCAAGTAAATCAATAACAAGGGCGGAGTTTTCGTCATTTTTATATCGTGTGATTCGATAA
- a CDS encoding S-layer homology domain-containing protein, producing the protein MQRLIVTLCIFGLLLAQPLTTQAQTKDDLTGHVLEGEMRSVVERGIMAGYGNGVYKPNDSITRAQFATFLARALQLPGGYSDFSDVPGNYHLRDGISRAASVGIVGGYPGNVFKPNENISREQMAVMIDRALTYKGIEGHSIFLSFTDVEQIHPTFRVSVANNTYFGIIGGMPAGNGKFRFGPKENATRAHAAAFINRMLGVIETNGKRNVHFQLASMDGQGNITFDNQRYINYEDAVKNYVPTRHHLIYYGQEIMKMAKGIAVSRPPQDEAIVIIYSDEALRTQLTYVSSGVEMRYIDANEEKVTVEIAGKKGYVKQGHLMLVPTELLSGRSYYKNENGQLVHFVYNHITKRYGSYTYGKAPSFMSQTGTYYSWDGIEYFSLSGERVGEAHQYFNYLPLRTKSNYTAEELDSYINYVISSNPNITDSPLKDLGYAFKKAEDTYQINALYLFAKAIHESNFGTSQIAQEKKNLFGYQAYDRDPLNNAKPFESFEDSIIFVAESMNSRYLTPPADTYSGVSGTGTLCQYNGQTRSCGENYRGAVLGNKSHGMNVRYASDPFWGQKIAGHMYRADSFLGQKDMNSYEIGRTTSFLNVRHQPNTLRAAQFTFPHPNYYLVIVEESEQNDGSWYKVYSDHSDYEYAFVHGSYVERIQTVK; encoded by the coding sequence GTGCAACGCCTGATTGTTACACTCTGTATTTTTGGCTTGTTACTTGCCCAACCACTGACAACACAAGCTCAAACGAAGGATGATTTAACTGGACATGTCCTTGAAGGAGAAATGAGATCTGTTGTAGAAAGAGGGATAATGGCAGGTTATGGAAATGGCGTTTATAAGCCTAATGATTCAATAACAAGGGCTCAATTTGCAACATTTTTAGCGAGAGCCTTGCAACTACCAGGTGGGTATTCTGACTTTTCTGATGTGCCAGGGAATTATCATTTAAGAGATGGTATCTCAAGAGCTGCGTCCGTTGGAATTGTAGGTGGGTATCCTGGTAATGTATTTAAACCGAATGAAAATATCTCTCGTGAACAGATGGCTGTTATGATTGATCGGGCTCTAACTTATAAAGGAATTGAAGGACATTCGATTTTCCTTTCCTTTACAGATGTAGAGCAGATTCATCCAACGTTTCGTGTATCTGTTGCAAATAATACTTATTTCGGAATTATCGGTGGTATGCCGGCTGGAAATGGTAAATTTCGATTTGGACCGAAAGAAAATGCAACAAGGGCTCATGCCGCTGCATTTATTAATCGAATGCTAGGCGTTATTGAAACTAATGGAAAGAGAAATGTGCACTTTCAATTAGCAAGTATGGATGGGCAAGGGAATATTACTTTTGATAATCAGAGGTATATAAACTATGAAGATGCAGTAAAAAACTATGTTCCTACTCGTCATCATTTGATTTACTACGGACAAGAAATTATGAAGATGGCGAAAGGAATCGCTGTTTCTAGACCACCACAAGATGAAGCAATTGTTATTATTTATTCAGACGAAGCATTACGAACGCAATTAACCTATGTTTCTTCTGGTGTAGAAATGAGGTATATTGATGCAAATGAAGAAAAAGTAACTGTAGAAATTGCAGGGAAAAAAGGGTATGTCAAGCAAGGACATTTAATGTTGGTACCGACTGAGCTACTCAGTGGACGTTCTTATTATAAAAATGAAAATGGTCAGCTTGTCCATTTTGTGTATAATCATATAACGAAACGGTATGGAAGTTATACGTATGGTAAAGCGCCAAGCTTTATGAGTCAAACTGGAACTTATTATAGTTGGGATGGTATTGAATATTTTAGTCTTTCAGGGGAAAGGGTGGGGGAAGCTCACCAGTATTTTAATTACTTACCACTACGAACAAAATCAAATTATACAGCGGAAGAGTTAGATTCATATATTAATTATGTGATTTCTAGTAATCCAAATATCACAGACAGCCCATTAAAAGATTTAGGATATGCTTTTAAGAAGGCAGAGGATACCTATCAAATTAATGCACTTTACTTGTTTGCTAAGGCGATACACGAAAGTAACTTTGGAACAAGCCAGATAGCACAAGAAAAGAAAAATTTATTTGGTTACCAAGCGTATGATAGAGACCCTCTTAATAATGCTAAGCCATTTGAAAGCTTTGAAGACTCAATTATATTTGTTGCGGAATCAATGAATAGTAGGTATTTAACCCCTCCTGCAGATACTTATAGTGGTGTATCTGGAACGGGTACACTATGTCAGTATAACGGACAAACTAGAAGTTGTGGAGAGAATTATCGAGGTGCTGTTTTAGGGAATAAAAGTCATGGTATGAACGTGAGATATGCATCTGATCCATTTTGGGGTCAAAAGATAGCAGGACATATGTATCGTGCTGATAGTTTCCTAGGTCAAAAAGATATGAATTCATATGAAATAGGAAGAACAACTAGCTTCTTGAATGTAAGGCACCAACCTAATACATTGCGTGCTGCACAATTTACTTTTCCTCACCCAAATTATTATCTTGTTATTGTAGAGGAAAGTGAACAAAATGATGGAAGTTGGTATAAAGTCTATTCAGACCATTCTGATTATGAATATGCATTTGTACATGGATCTTATGTTGAAAGAATTCAAACAGTAAAGTAG